The Novipirellula caenicola genome segment GATGGGCTTCGGTGGATGGGCTTCGGTGGATGGGCTTCGGTGGATGGGCTTCGGTGGATGGGCTTCGGTGGATGGGCTTCGGTGGATGGGCTTCGGTGGATGGGCTTCGGTGGATGGGCTTCGGTGGGGTCAGGCCTTGTTTTCGGTGTTCAGGTTGAGTTTCCGTTCAATGTTTGTAGCGTCTTGACGCCACCGTGAGGACTCCTTGTGTCGTTTTACCGCCCGACGGACCAGGTTTGATACGCTGTCCACGCCCGACAGACCAAATCGCGGTCCCAACTCTCGCAGCGTGGCCGGCGACCATCGTCGGCAAAGCCACGCCGCCATGTCGCGGCCCGCCGCAGTGCTTCGGAACACCGCGTAGTCCGCCGGCTCCACTCCGTGGTAGGCAGCCGCTGCCGCAATGATCTCATCGGCTCCGACACTTCCCAGTCGCCTGGATGTGCTCTGCTGGCGAACCACGTCGTCTCGGTCAGCCAGCTGGATCATACGGCGCAGAAAGTCTTCGCTTCCGAAAACCCACTCGCGTAGCTCGGTCTTGAAAGGGTCGTCAGGGACCTCTAAGCCGGCTTTGACATAGCGGCGATACGCAGCTGCAGGGTCCTTGCCTCCCACCGCCGCATTCCAGTAGGTATGTAACTGGTCGTAGGCAATCCAGTCGGCCCGTTTTGACTTCCGCGCGTAGCCCGCAAAACTGCTATGGGGCCAAGACTCTGGATCCGCGACCAGCGGGCGAGTGCCGCTGCAAGGATTTAAGTGGATGTAACGGCTGAGCGTCCAGTAATAGCCCGCATCTTCGACCAAGAAGGCCTTGTAGCGGCCCTGGTAGAGATGCCCGGTCCGCTGATTCCGTTTGGCATACCAGTTTGCGTAACCGGAAAGCCAATGCTGCATGCCGCGAGCCAAATTGGGCTCAGGGGTTTGGATCAGGGCATGAACATGATTGGGCATCCAGCAATAGGCCAGCACGATCCACCCGCTTCGCTGGACCTCGTCGTGAAGTCCCTGCGTGAGGCGATCGTAGTGTCCTTGATCGTGAAACAGTTTGCGCCGCCCGTCCCCGCGGGTGACGATGTGGTAGTTGGCGCCAGGAAACTGGATCCGGGGCGGTCTAGGCATGGCAAACCTCCGGTATGAAAAGCAGCAACCGCCAAGCTACACCTCTCGAACACCGAACACAAGGCCTGACCCCGGCGCAGCCTTTCCCGGTGACCCCCACAAGGCCTGACCCCGGCGCAGCCTTTCCCGGTGACCCCGGCGCAGCCTTTCCCGGCGCAGCCTTTCTCAGGAAGTGCACGATATGTGCCTGTTTCCCCTGGGAAACGTGC includes the following:
- a CDS encoding transposase gives rise to the protein MPRPPRIQFPGANYHIVTRGDGRRKLFHDQGHYDRLTQGLHDEVQRSGWIVLAYCWMPNHVHALIQTPEPNLARGMQHWLSGYANWYAKRNQRTGHLYQGRYKAFLVEDAGYYWTLSRYIHLNPCSGTRPLVADPESWPHSSFAGYARKSKRADWIAYDQLHTYWNAAVGGKDPAAAYRRYVKAGLEVPDDPFKTELREWVFGSEDFLRRMIQLADRDDVVRQQSTSRRLGSVGADEIIAAAAAYHGVEPADYAVFRSTAAGRDMAAWLCRRWSPATLRELGPRFGLSGVDSVSNLVRRAVKRHKESSRWRQDATNIERKLNLNTENKA